Proteins encoded within one genomic window of Scheffersomyces stipitis CBS 6054 chromosome 3, complete sequence:
- a CDS encoding predicted protein, with translation MAGLIRIHNIPRSTRILLGAVAAISGLIFIIKFNTYREELISPTPTNSPDGVVSFQNIQVPYLQLVPRFTLFYPWVVVTAIFAEVSIIALIISVVVLYVSTKYVEKYWSWKEVIKFVLVVGSITNFVSVIVTIVSNIARGDVAGMDQPLGGGISYYFGFLVVFKQLIPEHNIVLFQGLVNFRVKHLPFTALVVVVLWSALVTRSLYPVVPSVNSFIVSYTYLRFFQSFAVDPLLPITSASSDAANSSLITGDASDTFQLVEFFPSITKPYLSVVFDKGYELFVFLGVVTPFNDESVEQSNLRAQKRQEQVSQAQKSVANSVAERRRQVALQVIEERINKEAATSST, from the coding sequence ATGGCTGGACTTATACGTATTCATAATATTCCCCGTTCCACCCGGATCTTGCTCGGAGCCGTGGCGGCCATTTCCGGGCTCATTTTCATTATAAAGTTCAACACGTATCGTGAAGAGCTTATCCTGCCTACCCCAACAAACAGTCCTGACGGAGTTGTTTCTTTCCAGAACATCCAGGTGCCCTATTTACAATTGGTGCCTAGGTTCACGTTGTTCTATCCGTGGGTGGTTGTGACAGCTATTTTTGCAGAGGTTTCAATAATAGCCCTTATAATCTCTGTAGTGGTGCTATACGTTCTGACCAAATATGTAGAGAAGTACTGGAGCTGGAAAGAAGTCATCAAGTTTGTTTTGGTTGTAGGCTCCATCACCAACTTTGTGTCTGTGATTGTTACCATCGTGAGCAACATTGCGAGAGGCGATGTTGCTGGAATGGACCAGCCGTTGGGTGGAGGCATTTCGTACTACTTTGGCTTCTTGGTAGTGTTCAAGCAGTTGATCCCTGAACACAACATTGTTTTGTTCCAGGGTTTGGTCAATTTCCGGGTCAAGCATTTGCCTTTTACAGCACtagttgttgttgtgtTGTGGTCGGCATTGGTCACCAGGTCGTTGTATCCTGTTGTTCCCAGTGTGAATTCGTTTATTGTGTCGTACACATACTTACGGTTCTTCCAGTCGTTTGCTGTCGATCCGCTTTTGCCCATCACAAGTGCCAGCTCAGACGCAGCAAACTCCTCGTTGATTACAGGCGATGCCTCGGATACCTTCCAGCTAGTAGAGTTCTTCCCTTCTATAACCAAACCATACTTGTCCGTAGTGTTTGACAAGGGCTACGAGTTGTTTGTGTTTTTGGGAGTTGTAACCCCATTTAACGACGAGTCAGTGGAACAGAGTAACTTGAGAGCACAAAAGAGACAAGAGCAGGTCAGTCAGGCCCAGAAGAGCGTAGCCAACTCGGTTGcagagagaagaagacaagtGGCTCTACAGGTGATTGAAGAGAGAATCAACAAGGAAGCTGCAACCTCCAGCACATAG